One region of Candidatus Aminicenantes bacterium genomic DNA includes:
- a CDS encoding polymer-forming cytoskeletal protein → MARNENFVRMSGFIDKDTEFNGELRFSDSLRIDGILKGKVTSGQNLIIGESGDVDADIVVRNISINGRVKGNVIAKERAEIFANGRFSGKLVTPKLVIEEGAFFQGSCQMELKVLESSNQQVVSKSTEEKGKKEL, encoded by the coding sequence ATGGCCAGAAACGAAAACTTTGTGCGCATGAGCGGCTTTATCGATAAAGACACCGAATTCAACGGGGAGCTGCGTTTCAGTGATTCTCTGCGTATTGACGGAATTCTGAAAGGAAAAGTAACCAGCGGACAGAACCTGATCATCGGTGAAAGCGGTGACGTGGATGCTGACATCGTGGTTCGCAATATCTCGATCAACGGCCGGGTCAAGGGAAACGTGATCGCCAAGGAGCGGGCGGAAATCTTCGCGAACGGGCGCTTCTCCGGAAAACTGGTGACTCCGAAACTGGTGATCGAAGAAGGCGCTTTTTTTCAGGGCTCATGTCAGATGGAATTAAAAGTCCTGGAGAGTAGCAATCAGCAGGTCGTTTCCAAATCCACTGAAGAAAAGGGGAAAAAGGAATTGTAA
- the kdsB gene encoding 3-deoxy-manno-octulosonate cytidylyltransferase: MNVDAVIPARMDSTRFPGKPLAVIKGRTMIERVYRRVEAAACFRRIVVATDHERIAAEVERFGGTWTMTGAHHRSGTDRVHEAVCREPIDAVVNIQGDEPLIHPELVRRVTLALAKVDCPVVTAAYAGGAQADLISAHVVKTVLDGRRRALYFSRSPIPWASDPREQGYLQHVGIYAMRMDVLKRFVSWKPGLLETQERLEQLRFLENGVCVYVVESMEPSFGVDVPEDIARIEAKLGENE, from the coding sequence GTGAACGTTGACGCAGTGATTCCGGCGCGCATGGATTCCACCCGCTTTCCCGGAAAACCCCTGGCCGTCATAAAGGGCCGGACCATGATTGAGCGGGTTTACCGCCGGGTAGAAGCCGCCGCCTGCTTTCGCCGCATTGTCGTGGCGACCGATCACGAACGCATTGCCGCAGAGGTGGAACGCTTCGGCGGAACTTGGACCATGACCGGCGCGCATCACCGCTCCGGCACGGACCGGGTGCATGAAGCCGTTTGCCGCGAGCCGATTGATGCCGTGGTCAATATCCAGGGCGATGAGCCCCTGATTCATCCCGAACTGGTCCGCCGTGTCACCCTGGCCCTCGCAAAGGTGGATTGCCCCGTCGTTACCGCCGCATACGCCGGCGGTGCACAGGCCGATCTGATATCCGCGCATGTGGTAAAAACGGTTCTGGATGGCCGCCGCCGCGCTTTGTACTTTTCCCGTTCACCCATTCCCTGGGCGTCAGATCCGCGGGAGCAGGGCTACCTTCAGCATGTGGGAATCTACGCCATGCGCATGGACGTATTGAAACGCTTTGTCTCATGGAAGCCGGGGTTGCTCGAAACACAGGAGCGCCTGGAGCAGTTGCGGTTTCTGGAAAACGGGGTTTGCGTTTACGTGGTGGAAAGCATGGAGCCTTCTTTTGGGGT